The Zingiber officinale cultivar Zhangliang chromosome 9A, Zo_v1.1, whole genome shotgun sequence genome window below encodes:
- the LOC122021087 gene encoding transcription factor MYB41-like, protein MGRTPCCDRDDLKKGSWTPEEDQKLVVCIQKHGQGNWRTLPKKAGLARCGQSCRLRWTNYLRPDIKRGRFSFEEEETIIQLHNMLGNK, encoded by the exons ATGGGGAGAACACCTTGCTGCGACAGAGATGACctgaagaaaggctcgtggactCCGGAAGAGGACCAAAAGCTCGTTGTCTGCATACAGAAGCACGGCCAAGGAAACTGGAGGACTCTTCCTAAGAAAGCTG GGCTCGCAAGGTGTGGCCAGAGTTGCCGGCTCCGGTGGACGAACTACCTCCGGCCGGACATCAAGCGAGGAAGGTTCTCGTTTGAAGAGGAAGAGACCATCATCCAGCTGCACAACATGTTAGGCAATAAGTAG